AACCTTACTTGGTGCTTGACAAGGAAGACGGCGACACCGAACTCTTCAAGGCGCTCTATTCCGCCATCTTGCCGGCACGTTCCGGTGCCGACGGCAAGAACGTCAAGGTGTTGCTCAACACTTACTTCGGCAACATCGCCGACATCTACGAGACGGTGAACCTCTTCGAGTTCGACGGCGTCGGCCTCGACCTCATTGAAGGGCGTGACGAGAATCTTGCTGCCATCGAAAAGTATGATGTCGCCAAGAACACCACGATTTTCGCAGGCGTGATCAACGGCCGCAACATCTGGCGCAACAACTACGCGCAAAGCCTCGGGCTGCTCGATGCGTTGAAGACCAAGACCAACAACGTCGCGGTTTCCACAGCATCCTCCCTGCTCCATGTGCCGTTCAGCACGGAAGACGAGACTGGGCTGAAGCCGGAAGTACTGAAGCACTTCGCCTTCGCAGTCCAGAAGCTCGGTGAGCTCGTTGATGTCGCCGAGCTGACCGATGCCGATGACACGTTGCGTAAGGAATCGCAGACGCTGGCCGCCAATCAGGAGCTCTTCGACGGCAGCCGCGTGGCTCCTGATCAGGCCGTGGCGCAGCGTCTCGCTTCGCTCACCGACAAGGACTTCGTGCGTCAGCCGGCCCGTGCCGAGCGCAGGAAAGTGCAGCACGAGGAACTGAACCTACCGGAACTGCCGACCACCACCATCGGTTCCTTCCCGCAAACCCGCGAAGTGCGTTCCACCCGTGCCAAGTTCCGCAAGGGGGAAATCGACCAGAAGACCTATGACGATTTCATTGCGGGACAGATTGATCAGGTCATCGCCCATCAGGAGCAGATCGGCCTCGATGTGCTGGTTCACGGCGAATTCGAGCGCAATGATATGGTCGAATACTTTGGCCAGCATTTGAACGGTTATCTCTTCACCAAGAACGCGTGGGTGCAGTCCTACGGCACCCGCTGTGTCAAGCCTCCGATCGTCTGGGGCGACGTCTCGCGTGCCGAGCCGATCACGGTACGTTGGAGCAAGTATGCGCAAAGCCGCACCAAGCACGTCGTCAAGGGCATGCTCACCGGTCCGGTCACGATTTTGAACTGGTCCTGGCCGCGCGAGGACATCAGCAACGAGCTGCAGACCCAGCAGCTGGCGCTGGCTATCCGCGACGAGGTGCTCGATCTCGAGGCCGCCGGCATCAAGGTCATCCAAATCGACGAAGCCGCGCTGCGCGAGAAGCTGCCGCTGCGCCGCTCCGACTGGCACAAGAAGTACCTTGACTGGGCAATTCCGGCCTTCCGCCTGGTGCATTCGGCCGTCAAACCGACTACGCAGATTCACACTCATATGTGCTACTCCGAATTCAACGACATCATCAAGGACATCGACAACATGGATGCCGACGTGATTTCCTTCGAAGCCTCGCGTGGCGACTTGGTCGTGCTCGACGCGATTCATGACGCGCACTTCGAGACCGAGGTTGGCCCTGGTGTTTACGACATCCATTCGCCTCGTATCCCGTCCACCAAGGAATTGGTCGATCGCATCCATGCCATCCTGCAGAAGGCCGATCCCAGCCGTGTATGGATCAATCCCGACTGCGGCCTCAAGACCCGCGGCAACGAGGAGACCTGGCCGAGCCTTGAGCATATGGTCGAAGCCGCCAAGACCGTTCGCGCCGAACTTGCGAACGATTCGCAGGCCTCGCGTAACTAAGTAATCGAACTACTACCAACGTGTGGCCGGCATCGAGCAAAAGCAAACGATGCCGGTCACACGATTTGTCACAGGAGACAGCCATGCATTCGCCGATTTTCTCGCTCGAAGTGTTCCCGCCCAAGCCGCACGCGCCGGTGGGTGCCATCTATGATGCGCTTGACGGGCTTCAGGGTTTAAACCCCGACTTCATCTCTGTAACCTATCGTCACGGAACCCATGCAGATCGCATCAAAACCGCGAGGATCGCCCATGCCATCAATTATGACTATCACATCCCGGTCGTGGCCCATTTGACCGCTCTGTATAGCAGCAAGGCAACGGTGGATGAAGCTCTGGGGCTCTTCCGCAAGGCCGGCGTCTTTGGAGTGTTGGCGCTCAGGGGCGATTACGTCGAAGGCAACGAACCGTGCGGGGATTTCGAACATGCTAGTGACTTGGCCGCCTATATTCGCGAGCACGACCCTGATATGCAGATTATGGGCGCCTGCTACCCGGAATGTCATCTCGAATCCCCTTGTTTGGAAGACGACGTTGACAATCTCAAAAAAAAGGTGGATGCCGGTGTCAACCATCTGATCACCCAATTGTTCTATGACAACGATGATTTCTATCATTTCCTTGATCTCGCGCGTTCCAAGGGTGTCGACGTGCCGATTGAGGCCGGCATCATGCCGTTGCGCAGTGTTGCATCGATCAACAACATGACCAAGCGCAATGGTTCCAAGATTCCGCCTGCCGTGCAACGCATCGTCGACAAGTGGGGCGACGATTTGCCCAGCCTGCAGCAGGCCGGCATCAACTACGCTTCCGAACAGATTTCTGACCTGGTGGCGCATGGCGTCGACGGCATCCATCTTTACACGATGAACCGTGCTGCGCTGGCCCGCCGAATCTGGGCCAATGTCGAACCGCTGTTCCAAGTCGTTCAATAAGGGTGAAATAAGACAGTTTTCAGCAAACGACAGTTTCCGCGAACATTGATTCGGTTATATCTGAGAAGCCTGATTTTGTATGTAATCAGCTAATGCCAAATCTGAAGTATCAGGTCTAAAAAGCTTAAAACTAAAGCTGGAAGAATCAGTGCGTATGCTTGCGCTTTTTGCCGTTTTTCTTTCTCGGTTTATGGTATTGGGCAGGTCTGGGCTGCTGCTTCTCTTCTTGTTTTGGTCGTAACATCGGGAATCTTGCCAAAAGCCACCGGTGAAGCGGAGGTATCTTGGCAATTGCGAAACCGGCAATGGTTGCGAGGATGAGCGACCAAGAGGCGATATTGAGCTTGAAGTACATCAACAGGAAAAAGACAAGAAGCACGAACACGCCCGACCATTGTTGCCAACGATTCTGGTTTTCATCCATTTTATTGCTGAACGCAGGTATGGCTCCGAAAATGATTCCGATTGCGAACCCTATGACGCCTATGATGACCGCAACAACAATGTCGATATTTCCCATTGTGTCTCCCGTATAAATTTCTGTTATATAAAAGAATAACCGATAATCTGCCAACTGTTGCTTTTGCGTTTGTAGATGGTTCAGAAATCGAAGGTAAGACTGAGGATTGGCACATTCTATGCGATGTGGCAATGGATACGCATATTGTGGCTGGACGTGCAACTTGATTAAGGTTTCTGTGTTTTCCAAGCGTGAAGTTGTTGTAAATTGGAACCATGGAACATTCGATGGACGTCAATATCAGCAATCGCGAGCTCATCCATGCCGGATTGCAGAATTTGAGCGGCAGCCGTGATCTTTTTGGATGTCTGGCTGATGCCGGGTTCGGCGAGATCGATCTCAAGAACGTGCTCGCCGCTCTTCAGCGTGCGTGCGACCCGGATATCGCACTGAAACATTTTGTCGAGATTTTCGTTTCACGGCAAAACGGAACGCACGATGCCGTTTCCGGCAATCAAAATGGTTCGTTGTACAACGTTCAGGTCTCATTGGGAGCGTGTGATCAACCTGAAACCAGCACAGGACTTGGTGCGTCGGGTTTTCGCAAGAGCGGCCTCGATGAGCTCGTCCACGATTCGACAGCGCTTTCACGGCTAATTGGAGTGTTGGGGGCTTCCAACGCTTTGGGTGCGCTGATGCGGGCACATCCGAATCTTGTGTCTGCCGCAGCCTGTGACCCTTGTGGCAGCCTTGCCTTTACGCGTGACGAACGCATTTCTCACATGGCCGAGGCCGTCAGGACGGGTGCTT
The window above is part of the Bifidobacterium sp. ESL0732 genome. Proteins encoded here:
- the metE gene encoding 5-methyltetrahydropteroyltriglutamate--homocysteine S-methyltransferase, yielding MSALTSVSGFPRIGRDRELKKVIEGYWKGKSSLDDVRATGKQLRADHWKLQADAGVNLIPSNDFSYYDQMLDTAILLNVIPERYRRLSFKNAEDTLFAMGRGYQGPEGDVTALPMKKWFTTNYHYLVPEIDASTEIKLNSTKPFDEFNEAKAQGIVTKPVLIGPYTFLKLARNPQAEELELDRGLVDAVSGVYAQVISKFAELGAQWVQLDEPYLVLDKEDGDTELFKALYSAILPARSGADGKNVKVLLNTYFGNIADIYETVNLFEFDGVGLDLIEGRDENLAAIEKYDVAKNTTIFAGVINGRNIWRNNYAQSLGLLDALKTKTNNVAVSTASSLLHVPFSTEDETGLKPEVLKHFAFAVQKLGELVDVAELTDADDTLRKESQTLAANQELFDGSRVAPDQAVAQRLASLTDKDFVRQPARAERRKVQHEELNLPELPTTTIGSFPQTREVRSTRAKFRKGEIDQKTYDDFIAGQIDQVIAHQEQIGLDVLVHGEFERNDMVEYFGQHLNGYLFTKNAWVQSYGTRCVKPPIVWGDVSRAEPITVRWSKYAQSRTKHVVKGMLTGPVTILNWSWPREDISNELQTQQLALAIRDEVLDLEAAGIKVIQIDEAALREKLPLRRSDWHKKYLDWAIPAFRLVHSAVKPTTQIHTHMCYSEFNDIIKDIDNMDADVISFEASRGDLVVLDAIHDAHFETEVGPGVYDIHSPRIPSTKELVDRIHAILQKADPSRVWINPDCGLKTRGNEETWPSLEHMVEAAKTVRAELANDSQASRN
- the metF gene encoding methylenetetrahydrofolate reductase [NAD(P)H], encoding MHSPIFSLEVFPPKPHAPVGAIYDALDGLQGLNPDFISVTYRHGTHADRIKTARIAHAINYDYHIPVVAHLTALYSSKATVDEALGLFRKAGVFGVLALRGDYVEGNEPCGDFEHASDLAAYIREHDPDMQIMGACYPECHLESPCLEDDVDNLKKKVDAGVNHLITQLFYDNDDFYHFLDLARSKGVDVPIEAGIMPLRSVASINNMTKRNGSKIPPAVQRIVDKWGDDLPSLQQAGINYASEQISDLVAHGVDGIHLYTMNRAALARRIWANVEPLFQVVQ